In Lolium rigidum isolate FL_2022 chromosome 3, APGP_CSIRO_Lrig_0.1, whole genome shotgun sequence, the genomic window CTCCTAGAGGGGTTATCTCGAAGTTCTTCAAGTTGCATCTACCCCACAAATGTTCTGTAATTCATCTTGATGTTTCTCACTTTGACGTGTGTCGAGCTAGGCAGCCATATGACCTCTTTGGTTTAAAGGAATTTCTTAGGATTTTATTCCAAGACATTTTACTATAAGTTTTGTAGGATTGAATTCATAATTTTTTCCCTTAGATCCAacatcatgaattcatttgtagaTGTGACAACTATCATACACGCAATCATGTTTTTTCTACAATTCTAATTCATGTAAAATTGAACATGTCGTGACATTTTATTCCTTTTTTTCTTCATATTTATCCATTGTGAAATCTTACCAACAGAAGAGACCCCATCCGTGTATGTCAGGACTCAGGACTACCGATACGTGTTAGAATTCAAACGAAAGGTGAAAGTTGCGAGTGTCCAGGTTTTCCACCGGCACGACCTCGTATCCGATGCCGCGATGCTGACCCCAGTTGCCTTGCCTTGCCTCCCATTAAATTCGAACGCAGTAGTAGCTTCCCAATTTCAAACAGCTCGCTCGCTctcgctgtcgccgccgccgctccccacctccacctccgcggCGCCGGCGCATCACCTCAGGTAGCCCACGGCGACGGCAACACCCGCGCCGATGGAGTTTCGGCCCGGTGGATccccgggaggcggcggcggcgacggcaagCCGCGGGACAAGTTCTCGGTGTACCAGAACCCGTCCGTCACCCGCGCGCTCGCCTCCCGCAGCGTCCGCCCCTCCctcccggtcctcctcctcctcgcgctctcccccatcgcctccgcctcctccctcatGGCCCTGTCGTCCTGGTAAGCCTAAATCTACTCCACTCTCCTTCTACGTACACCCTGAACCCCAGATCGTTTTACAACGCGTGGGTTCTCATGTGTCGCTGCTATCACAGGGAGGGGCAGCTTGTCAAGGTCGCCGGACGCGCGGGTCTATCCACCACTGCCGTCGGTAAGTTAGCTTGCCTCTACGCTGGATtgggtgttctgaaaattcttgcCCGTGCCGGCGCTGTGCCTGGTTGCTCATAAGGTGCTTGTAGAAATGCCAAGCTTGGAGAGAATGGTTAACTGTCGCAGAAGATACTGGCAGgaataacatgttttcctgcacATATAATGATCCTCAAAATTTGACAATCTTAGCTCTTAGGTCTTCTAAATGCACTTTGTTGTGTGCCAAAAGTACCTGCAGAATTTAACTCGTCGTCCTCTTTCAGTGCTCGTCATTAGGCTGGTGGAGGCAGCACTGGGTCTCGTCGCACTTTTGACAGTGCCAGCGTTCTTCAGGGCGCTGATGCTATACAATGGGAGGAGGGCATTGGCCAAGGAGGACAAGGTTGCGTTGTCCGAACGCCAGCTGGGGCTTCTCGGGTTGAAGACCACAGGTTCAGACGGAGCTGCCATGGGTGAGCAAACCAAGAAGCCTCCCAAGGCGAAGCCATCAACACCCTCGGAGCCGATTGTTCCTATCAGGAGGTCTTCGTTCAGCTACACACCGTCCCGGGGGCAACCAAGGATGGGCTCCAGCCATTTGAGCCCTGGTGGGGAGAGATTGACGACGTCATTACAAATGTCTCCTGCCACTCCACTACAGAAGCCTGCTTCTTCCCCTTCAACTCCGTGGTCGAGGAAGAGCTCAGGCAGCGCCAATGGCATACAAACTGAGGCGATGCTGGACCACTTCTTGGCTCGCTTGGATGAAACTATCGACAATCTCACGGATTCAGCCAGTAAAACTGCAACACCTCCAGCAAACATCACGGGCTTTGGCATTGCCAGTCCTGTCTCAGTCACCACGTCAACCACCCCTTCTGGTGCTACACGGAGCACACCTCTGAGGGCTGTGAGGATGTCTCCTGGCTCGCATCAGAAGTACAGCACGCCTCCAAAAAAGGGTGAGGGTGAGTTTCCGCCTCCGATGTCCCTGGAGCAGGCAGTGGATGCATTTGAAAATCTGGGTGTGTATCCTGAGATTGAGCAGTGGCGCAACAACATCAGGCAGTGGTTTTCTTCAGTTCTGATGAACCCGCTTGTCCACAAGATTAAATCAAGCCATATTCAGGTGCTCGTTAGTTGGCATTGTTCTTACAGGAACCTGTATTTTTTTAGTCCAGTTCAGTACTCACCATTTTATTTTGTTGTTATGCTCCTTGTCAGGTTAAGCAAACGACAGCTAGTATTGGGGCTTCAGTTAATGTTAGCCAAGTTGGAAGCGACCTGCCAAGCACAACAGCACCGGCTAGCTTATCTCCACTTGGTGGGACTAAAGATTGGCAGCCAACTGTCACGGTTGA contains:
- the LOC124697985 gene encoding transmembrane protein 209, translated to MEFRPGGSPGGGGGDGKPRDKFSVYQNPSVTRALASRSVRPSLPVLLLLALSPIASASSLMALSSWEGQLVKVAGRAGLSTTAVVLVIRLVEAALGLVALLTVPAFFRALMLYNGRRALAKEDKVALSERQLGLLGLKTTGSDGAAMGEQTKKPPKAKPSTPSEPIVPIRRSSFSYTPSRGQPRMGSSHLSPGGERLTTSLQMSPATPLQKPASSPSTPWSRKSSGSANGIQTEAMLDHFLARLDETIDNLTDSASKTATPPANITGFGIASPVSVTTSTTPSGATRSTPLRAVRMSPGSHQKYSTPPKKGEGEFPPPMSLEQAVDAFENLGVYPEIEQWRNNIRQWFSSVLMNPLVHKIKSSHIQVKQTTASIGASVNVSQVGSDLPSTTAPASLSPLGGTKDWQPTVTVDEDGILNQLRGALLQSRNAPVAQTFGSPQQPQSNPLLPAIQACIDAITEHQRLNALMKGELIKGLLPQSTVRADYTVHRVQELAEGTCLKNYDYTSYRDGYGKSEKKWSSELPTDSHLLLYLFAAFLEHPKWMLHVDPTSYSGAQSSKNPLFLGVLPPKERFPEKYVALISGVPAVIHPGALVLAVGKQSPPVFALYWDKKLQFSLQGRTALWDAILLLCYQINVGYGGIVRGTHIGSSALNILSVLDSDMES